From Polyangiaceae bacterium, a single genomic window includes:
- the gcvT gene encoding glycine cleavage system aminomethyltransferase GcvT, with amino-acid sequence MADSLKATPLLDRHRALGGRLVPFAGYEMPVQYSGIVAEHQAVRERAGLFDVSHMGELLLTGEGALEQANRLVTNDLARIADGQAMYTCCCNEQGTILDDLILYRHAPERILVVCNASNRDKIVGHFSSSITGVRFEDQSDETALIALQGPKALQVLGAAELSFDASSLKSFRFQAGTLAGKACTVARTGYTGEDGVEIFCNVANAVAIWDALLEAGKPFEVLPCGLGARDTLRLEARLSLYGNDIDETTNPLEAGLAWTVKFDKAEFVGKAALEAIKAAGLTRKMVGFECTGRGIARHGYPILSKDGERIGEVTSGAPSPTLGKNIGMGYVPAALSEVGSEFVVDSRGRQISAVVVKTPFYKRPPAS; translated from the coding sequence GTGGCGGACTCACTCAAAGCGACACCTCTCCTCGATCGACATCGTGCTCTAGGCGGACGCCTGGTGCCCTTCGCCGGCTACGAGATGCCCGTGCAGTACAGCGGCATCGTGGCTGAGCACCAAGCGGTGCGTGAACGCGCCGGGTTGTTCGACGTGTCCCATATGGGCGAGCTGTTGCTAACGGGCGAAGGCGCCCTCGAGCAGGCGAATCGTCTCGTCACGAACGACCTCGCGCGCATCGCCGATGGCCAAGCGATGTACACCTGCTGCTGCAACGAGCAGGGCACCATCCTCGACGATCTGATCCTGTATCGCCACGCGCCAGAGCGTATCCTCGTGGTTTGCAACGCATCGAACCGCGACAAGATCGTGGGTCATTTCTCGTCTTCGATCACGGGGGTGAGGTTCGAAGATCAGTCGGATGAGACTGCCCTCATCGCACTGCAAGGTCCCAAGGCGCTGCAAGTCCTCGGCGCTGCAGAGCTCTCCTTCGATGCTTCAAGCCTCAAGAGCTTCCGCTTTCAAGCGGGCACGCTGGCGGGCAAGGCATGCACCGTGGCGCGCACCGGCTACACCGGCGAGGATGGCGTCGAGATCTTCTGCAACGTCGCAAATGCAGTCGCGATCTGGGACGCGCTGCTCGAGGCAGGCAAGCCGTTCGAGGTCTTGCCCTGTGGCCTCGGCGCCCGCGACACGCTGCGCCTCGAGGCGCGCCTCTCGCTCTACGGCAACGACATCGACGAGACGACGAACCCTCTCGAAGCCGGTCTCGCCTGGACGGTGAAGTTCGACAAGGCCGAGTTCGTTGGCAAGGCCGCACTAGAAGCCATCAAGGCCGCTGGGCTGACGCGCAAGATGGTTGGCTTCGAGTGCACTGGCCGCGGGATCGCGCGCCACGGCTATCCCATCCTCTCGAAAGACGGCGAGCGCATCGGCGAAGTGACGAGCGGCGCGCCCTCCCCCACCCTCGGCAAGAACATCGGCATGGGCTACGTCCCCGCCGCGCTGAGCGAAGTCGGCAGCGAGTTCGTCGTCGACAGCCGCGGCCGCCAGATCTCCGCTGTTGTCGTCAAGACTCCCTTTTACAAGCGCCCGCCGGCGAGCTAA
- the gcvH gene encoding glycine cleavage system protein GcvH, whose translation MSATEVKDDRKYTKDHEWLSDDGKVGITAFAVDQLGDITLVDLTVKVGDEVKPGAAFGTIESVKTLSDLFAPVGGKVVAINGDLEDKPELINDDCWGAGWMIQLESAEGGDLMDPAAYGKHLEESDH comes from the coding sequence ATGAGTGCGACCGAGGTCAAAGACGATCGTAAGTACACGAAGGACCACGAGTGGCTTTCGGACGACGGCAAGGTTGGCATCACCGCCTTCGCGGTGGATCAACTCGGGGACATCACGCTGGTCGATCTCACCGTGAAGGTCGGCGACGAAGTGAAGCCGGGCGCTGCCTTCGGCACCATCGAGAGCGTGAAGACGCTGAGCGACCTGTTCGCCCCGGTGGGTGGCAAAGTGGTCGCGATCAATGGCGACTTGGAAGACAAGCCGGAGCTGATCAACGACGACTGCTGGGGCGCTGGCTGGATGATTCAGCTCGAAAGCGCAGAGGGTGGCGATTTGATGGATCCCGCCGCATACGGCAAGCACCTCGAAGAATCGGACCACTGA
- the gcvPA gene encoding aminomethyl-transferring glycine dehydrogenase subunit GcvPA, whose amino-acid sequence MRYLPQTPEEITEMLQVIGKSSLDELFGTIPDSARFKGLLQVPPALEEPALMAHLEDLARKSTGAEMLSFLGAGMYHHHIPPAVDQLLLRSEFLTAYTPYQPEVAQGTLQAIWEFQTIVSELFGLPLANASMYDGASATAEAAQMARRLTGRDKLIASRCVHPDYIEVTRTYLSGRGEEASLSVVSVGKDGGCDLAALREAIDDTTAAVMVGYPSFYGTLSDLRELAQVAHDKGALLVTTTSEPYALGVAESPGALGADIAVGEGQALAVPPQFGGPGVGLFACRNDRKFLQQLPGRIAGETTDSDGQRGFVLTLATREQHIRRERATSNICTNQGLIALALAIRTSLLGKVGFQKVSEACLAKASYLRGRILELDGYSAVYEAAPTFNEFAVRVRGGNARAVCEKLEAQGIIAGYNLGRSDESQADCLLIAVTERHTKQDLDRLVSALDAA is encoded by the coding sequence ATGCGTTACCTGCCGCAGACCCCCGAAGAGATCACCGAAATGCTTCAGGTGATCGGCAAGAGTTCCTTGGACGAGCTGTTCGGCACCATCCCTGACAGCGCGCGCTTCAAGGGTCTGCTGCAGGTGCCACCCGCGCTGGAAGAGCCGGCGCTGATGGCTCATTTGGAAGATCTCGCGCGGAAAAGCACCGGTGCAGAGATGCTCTCCTTCCTCGGCGCGGGGATGTACCACCATCACATCCCCCCCGCGGTGGATCAGCTGCTCCTCCGCAGCGAGTTCCTCACGGCTTACACGCCTTACCAGCCCGAGGTCGCTCAGGGCACGCTGCAAGCGATCTGGGAGTTCCAGACCATCGTCAGCGAGCTCTTCGGCCTGCCCCTGGCCAACGCGAGCATGTACGACGGCGCGAGCGCGACGGCCGAAGCGGCGCAGATGGCACGCCGCCTGACCGGGCGTGACAAGCTGATCGCCAGCCGCTGCGTGCATCCGGACTACATCGAGGTGACCCGCACGTACCTCTCCGGTCGCGGCGAGGAAGCCTCCCTCAGCGTTGTTTCCGTGGGTAAAGACGGCGGCTGCGACCTGGCAGCCCTGCGGGAAGCCATCGACGACACCACGGCTGCTGTCATGGTCGGGTACCCGAGCTTCTACGGCACGCTCAGCGACTTGCGCGAGCTGGCTCAGGTTGCTCACGATAAGGGGGCGCTGCTCGTCACCACGACGAGCGAGCCGTATGCCCTCGGCGTCGCTGAGTCACCGGGCGCGCTTGGCGCCGACATCGCCGTCGGCGAAGGCCAGGCGCTGGCGGTGCCGCCGCAGTTCGGTGGCCCTGGCGTGGGCCTCTTCGCCTGCCGCAACGACCGCAAGTTCTTGCAGCAGCTGCCAGGCCGCATCGCCGGCGAGACCACGGACAGCGACGGCCAGCGTGGCTTCGTGCTGACTCTAGCTACCCGCGAGCAGCATATCCGCAGGGAACGCGCGACGAGCAACATCTGCACCAACCAAGGGCTGATCGCCCTTGCGCTGGCGATCCGCACCTCGCTGCTCGGCAAGGTCGGCTTCCAGAAGGTCTCCGAGGCGTGCCTCGCCAAGGCAAGCTACCTGCGTGGCCGCATCCTCGAGCTGGACGGTTACAGCGCGGTCTACGAAGCCGCCCCCACCTTCAACGAGTTCGCCGTTCGGGTGCGCGGAGGAAACGCCCGCGCCGTGTGCGAGAAGCTCGAGGCCCAAGGCATCATCGCGGGCTACAACTTGGGCCGCAGCGACGAGAGCCAAGCGGACTGCCTCTTGATCGCGGTCACCGAGCGCCACACCAAGCAAGACCTGGATCGCTTGGTCAGCGCCCTCGACGCGGCCTGA
- a CDS encoding serine/threonine protein kinase, with protein MADSPVKEGDILAGKYRVERVLGEGGMGVVVSAWHTELDQRVAMKFLLPELAERGDAAERFRREARAAVKIKSEHVARVVDVGTLEVGVPYMVMEFLEGHDLSEELSRRGTLDVEEAVEFVLQACEAIAEAHSVGIVHRDLKPANLFITQRADGSRIIKVLDFGISKTLGGGMDMSLTRTAAIIGSPLYMSPEQMDSAKDVDQRTDIWSLGVILYELLAGKPPFSGNSIPQLCAALLNDTPTPLTHFRGDISEELNQAVLHCLEKSIDTRYSTVAELVSALGGFGPPGSIVSVERVQRVLGHSVVRSSPGGSAPVMTGARTVASGPSQSSGLLSSPNLEVIAVPVPPRPSSQGVDAASQGGNTIANWGRTGAGSEAPKRGPWMWIGGAGAALVVGVAALWAVGTSTSSAAPEPAAQAPVEAMAAAPVEPAEAQPAEAQPAAPQPAQAAEAQPEAEGAAGEPAPSASAEVAAAAKPQTTAAKPAPKPVAKPAAKPTAKPASQKPPQKPAGITDFGGRN; from the coding sequence ATGGCTGACTCTCCGGTGAAAGAAGGCGACATCCTCGCGGGTAAATACCGGGTGGAGCGCGTCCTGGGTGAAGGCGGAATGGGCGTGGTTGTGTCGGCTTGGCACACCGAACTCGACCAACGCGTCGCCATGAAGTTCTTGCTGCCCGAGCTGGCAGAGCGCGGTGATGCCGCTGAGCGTTTCCGGCGGGAAGCGCGCGCGGCTGTCAAGATCAAGAGCGAACACGTCGCCCGTGTGGTTGACGTGGGCACCCTCGAAGTAGGCGTGCCGTATATGGTGATGGAGTTCCTGGAAGGTCACGACCTGTCTGAAGAACTCTCCCGTCGCGGCACGCTGGACGTCGAGGAGGCCGTAGAGTTCGTGTTGCAGGCCTGTGAGGCAATCGCAGAGGCCCACTCCGTCGGCATCGTGCACCGTGATCTCAAGCCCGCGAACTTGTTCATCACTCAGCGCGCAGACGGCAGTCGCATCATCAAGGTGCTGGACTTCGGGATCAGTAAGACGCTTGGGGGCGGCATGGACATGTCGCTGACGCGCACCGCCGCGATCATCGGCTCGCCCCTCTATATGTCGCCGGAGCAGATGGACTCCGCCAAGGATGTCGATCAGCGCACCGACATCTGGTCCCTTGGCGTCATCCTTTACGAGCTGCTCGCGGGCAAGCCGCCGTTTTCGGGCAACTCGATCCCTCAGCTGTGCGCCGCGTTGCTGAACGACACGCCGACACCCCTAACGCACTTCCGTGGGGATATCTCCGAGGAGCTGAACCAGGCCGTCCTCCACTGCTTGGAGAAGTCAATCGACACTCGCTACTCCACGGTGGCCGAGCTGGTTAGCGCTCTTGGCGGCTTTGGTCCTCCTGGCAGCATCGTCTCCGTGGAGCGGGTGCAGCGCGTGCTGGGCCACTCCGTGGTCCGCAGCTCCCCGGGAGGGAGTGCACCGGTGATGACGGGGGCGCGCACCGTCGCGTCGGGGCCGAGTCAGTCTTCGGGACTCCTTTCTTCGCCGAACCTCGAGGTGATCGCCGTCCCCGTGCCGCCGCGCCCCAGCAGCCAGGGCGTGGATGCCGCTTCCCAAGGGGGAAACACAATCGCCAACTGGGGCCGCACCGGTGCTGGCTCGGAGGCGCCCAAGCGCGGGCCGTGGATGTGGATTGGCGGCGCTGGAGCCGCGTTGGTTGTCGGTGTAGCCGCGCTCTGGGCTGTGGGCACCAGCACCAGCTCGGCGGCGCCCGAACCTGCGGCTCAGGCCCCGGTTGAGGCGATGGCTGCGGCACCCGTGGAGCCCGCCGAGGCGCAGCCCGCCGAGGCGCAGCCTGCCGCACCGCAGCCTGCACAGGCAGCGGAGGCGCAGCCTGAAGCCGAGGGAGCGGCTGGCGAGCCAGCGCCCTCAGCCAGCGCTGAGGTCGCGGCGGCTGCCAAGCCACAGACCACGGCGGCGAAGCCGGCGCCCAAACCCGTTGCCAAACCCGCCGCCAAACCAACTGCTAAGCCCGCATCCCAGAAGCCGCCACAGAAGCCGGCGGGCATCACCGACTTCGGCGGCCGCAACTAA
- a CDS encoding acyl-CoA thioesterase — protein sequence MTSNNMSDTQPHADPDATTAKVFSQRFCVLHEAIDELGHVSNLEWVRWVSRIATAHSESVGLGFSAYQKLGLLWVVRRHEIDYLAEALEGQELEVTTWIDDVRGATSRRSTRFHRTEPDGRRRLLVSAETTWAMIDVQRRRPTRVPKDLLARYGFER from the coding sequence ATGACGAGCAACAACATGAGCGATACGCAGCCTCACGCGGATCCAGACGCGACCACCGCGAAGGTGTTTTCGCAGCGTTTTTGCGTCCTTCACGAGGCAATCGACGAGCTTGGCCACGTCAGCAACTTGGAGTGGGTCCGCTGGGTGAGCCGCATCGCCACCGCGCATTCGGAGAGCGTGGGCCTTGGCTTCAGCGCCTACCAGAAGCTGGGCTTGCTGTGGGTGGTGCGGCGCCACGAAATTGATTACCTCGCGGAAGCGCTTGAGGGTCAAGAGCTCGAGGTCACTACGTGGATCGACGACGTCCGGGGAGCGACGAGTCGCCGTAGCACGCGCTTCCACCGCACCGAGCCTGACGGGCGGCGCAGGTTGCTGGTCAGCGCCGAGACCACCTGGGCCATGATCGACGTTCAGCGTCGGCGCCCAACGCGCGTGCCCAAGGACTTGCTCGCGCGCTACGGCTTTGAGCGCTGA
- a CDS encoding DUF3501 family protein produces MQLVERGEILGLREYEEVRPHFRARVIALKKQRRVALGSNVTLVFENHDTVLLQVQEMLRTERISKEAAIQHEIDTYNDLVPKPGHLSATAMIEYPDPAERDAMLAKLVGVEAKFYIEAAGERCYSESDLRTVKAERTTAVHYLRFPLTPAVQAAIQAKATGVAVGIDHPASSVRTELDAAALQSLAEDFD; encoded by the coding sequence ATGCAACTCGTGGAACGCGGAGAAATCCTAGGCCTCAGGGAGTACGAAGAAGTCCGCCCGCATTTTCGCGCGCGGGTCATTGCCCTGAAGAAACAGCGTCGCGTGGCGCTCGGGAGCAACGTCACCCTGGTGTTCGAGAACCACGACACCGTGCTCTTGCAGGTGCAGGAAATGCTGCGCACCGAGCGCATCAGCAAAGAAGCGGCGATCCAGCATGAGATCGACACCTACAACGACCTGGTGCCGAAGCCCGGGCACCTCAGCGCGACGGCGATGATCGAGTACCCAGATCCCGCGGAGCGCGACGCCATGCTGGCGAAGCTCGTGGGGGTCGAGGCCAAGTTCTACATCGAGGCCGCCGGCGAGCGCTGCTACAGCGAGAGCGATCTGCGCACCGTGAAGGCGGAGCGTACCACCGCCGTCCACTACCTGCGCTTTCCGCTGACTCCCGCCGTACAAGCCGCGATTCAGGCCAAGGCCACAGGTGTTGCCGTGGGGATCGATCATCCGGCGTCTAGCGTGCGCACGGAGCTGGACGCGGCAGCTCTACAAAGCCTCGCCGAAGACTTCGACTGA
- a CDS encoding rubrerythrin gives MAKLDGTKTHQNLKDAFAGESQANRRYLYFAKVADIEGLPEVAGLFKDTADGETGHAHGHLDYLKVVGDPATGEPIGSTALNLKAAVTGETHEYETMYPGMAKTAREEGFDDIAEWFETLAKAEKSHAGKFQKALDELD, from the coding sequence ATGGCGAAGTTGGACGGAACGAAGACTCATCAAAACCTGAAGGACGCCTTTGCGGGCGAATCCCAGGCCAATCGTCGCTACCTGTACTTTGCAAAGGTTGCGGACATCGAAGGCCTCCCCGAGGTCGCTGGCTTGTTCAAGGACACGGCGGACGGCGAGACGGGTCACGCCCATGGGCACCTCGACTACCTCAAGGTGGTTGGCGATCCGGCGACGGGTGAGCCCATCGGCAGCACCGCGCTGAACCTCAAAGCGGCAGTCACCGGCGAGACCCACGAGTACGAGACCATGTACCCGGGTATGGCCAAGACCGCTCGTGAAGAGGGCTTCGACGACATCGCGGAGTGGTTCGAGACCTTGGCGAAGGCCGAGAAGAGCCACGCCGGAAAGTTCCAGAAGGCGCTCGACGAGCTCGACTGA